One Gossypium hirsutum isolate 1008001.06 chromosome A11, Gossypium_hirsutum_v2.1, whole genome shotgun sequence genomic window carries:
- the LOC107922711 gene encoding vesicle transport protein SFT2B isoform X1, which translates to MWKMGNDEEDRAESFLDENSEGICSLSTTQRIYASAACLLSGLVLMFLSLIVFAIPIKFALLFTFGNVLAVGSTAFLMGPEQQLRMMFDSVRVYATVIYIGFVILALICALWIQSKILTLLAIICEICALIWYCLSYIPFARRIVSDLMVRFCDTEL; encoded by the exons ATGTGGAAAATGGGGAATGATGAAGAAGACAGAGCTGAAAGCTTCCTAGATGAAAATTCTGAAGGCATATGCTCACTCTCTACTACGCAG AGAATATACGCATCCGCCGCTTGTTTACTTTCGGGTCTTGTTCTTATGTTTCTG TCACTTATTGTGTTTGCCATACCAATCAAATTCGCATTATTGTTCACCTTTGGCAATGTCTTGGCAGTCGGAAG CACAGCATTCCTCATGGGACCTGAGCAACAGTTACGAATGATGTTTGATTCCGTTCGTGTTTATGCAACAGTGATTTACATTGGATTTGTCATTCTTGCTCTCATTTGTGCTCTTTGG ATTCAAAGCAAGATTTTGACATTACTTGCAATCATATGTGAGATTTGTGCCCTTATTTG GTACTGTCTGAGCTATATTCCATTTGCTAGGAGAATTGTTTCCGACCTAATGGTCCGATTTTGTGACACTGAGCTTTAG
- the LOC107922711 gene encoding vesicle transport protein SFT2A isoform X2, translating to MKILKAYAHSLLRREYTHPPLVYFRVLFLCFCHLLCLPYQSNSHYCSPLAMSWQSEAFLMGPEQQLRMMFDSVRVYATVIYIGFVILALICALWIQSKILTLLAIICEICALIWYCLSYIPFARRIVSDLMVRFCDTEL from the exons ATGAAAATTCTGAAGGCATATGCTCACTCTCTACTACGCAG AGAATATACGCATCCGCCGCTTGTTTACTTTCGGGTCTTGTTCTTATGTTTCTG TCACTTATTGTGTTTGCCATACCAATCAAATTCGCATTATTGTTCACCTTTGGCAATGTCTTGGCAGTCGGAAG CATTCCTCATGGGACCTGAGCAACAGTTACGAATGATGTTTGATTCCGTTCGTGTTTATGCAACAGTGATTTACATTGGATTTGTCATTCTTGCTCTCATTTGTGCTCTTTGG ATTCAAAGCAAGATTTTGACATTACTTGCAATCATATGTGAGATTTGTGCCCTTATTTG GTACTGTCTGAGCTATATTCCATTTGCTAGGAGAATTGTTTCCGACCTAATGGTCCGATTTTGTGACACTGAGCTTTAG